A window of Gemmatimonadaceae bacterium contains these coding sequences:
- a CDS encoding aminoglycoside phosphotransferase family protein: protein MRPVPETPADPAVPGLGFALRVDSLFELLTQRLDECRDGLRFLDGRLQDVQYTPGVGAKVLWKIKVRDPDTGRTGRQLLFVRALRVDEEIPADPVELIARYRDLRASKGMARRMPFRTPWLAARDAHVVVHAYPLDPVMPNLLTVAHPQEMKVAFQHLWQARGARVRHVHVDTLSYTPGMRAALQYEVLAEDRKSLVPELRRLVGKIDARRPPARLFAGHWAIWRKASGRAPLAPPVGYVAVARLSLQEFLTGRRLSDITGLGELAGSVRKAARAIANVHALTLPVLKHRSVEKEMSNVARWGGVLSQVRPAQALRIESLSNRLRREVVERMRITGTIHADFHLANVLVNAHGVMLIDWDQAAHGDPMLDVGRFLAALRVTSLRMTGTLDGLAAVGDGFLEAYLEQTGESVQRARLLEAVSLMTAAASPFRMQREGWEEHADLLIDEVERTLDLSLAGPRVAGTPKDFRREIPFSDRPEWAMDRVYAQALLVLLVHEVYSPDIELTETTPSIKSVSRECIHVRWVLKGYKGKERWTSALEAIGFPHTRGKNVLSRLQATYAATSERPSALQLPRPLGRMDPLSLVVFEPPRGDRLVTVLGSDRESASLDQLGLALAEFHSLEIPVVTKERASRHTWRAVARRVRALEKAGHPASGVSRELLSSLEILLDQMVDRRAPTIFPVSLANFRITDAGIATSLAHDVVLADPLLDVGSLLSELSWNALQRGTGQSAAERLRAAYLDASGEPAGDLAVCEALMLLRLGAARALRDRDSDLPASLIDIARERLDAATPNEARIMAASLPEEHGLVHGKDL, encoded by the coding sequence GTGAGACCTGTACCCGAGACGCCGGCTGATCCCGCGGTGCCGGGCCTGGGCTTCGCACTGCGCGTAGACTCGCTGTTCGAGCTGCTCACGCAGCGACTCGATGAATGTCGCGACGGTCTACGCTTTCTGGATGGTCGGCTGCAGGACGTGCAATACACTCCCGGCGTTGGCGCGAAGGTCCTCTGGAAGATCAAGGTTCGTGATCCCGATACCGGGCGCACGGGACGACAGCTCCTCTTCGTGCGGGCTCTTCGCGTGGATGAGGAGATCCCCGCCGACCCTGTGGAGCTGATTGCGCGGTACCGCGATCTGCGCGCAAGCAAGGGAATGGCGCGCAGGATGCCGTTCCGGACACCCTGGCTGGCAGCGCGCGATGCTCATGTCGTCGTGCACGCATATCCGCTGGATCCGGTGATGCCGAACCTTCTGACCGTTGCGCATCCCCAGGAAATGAAGGTCGCATTTCAACACCTGTGGCAGGCGCGCGGTGCCCGAGTCAGACATGTGCACGTTGATACCCTTTCGTACACGCCCGGAATGAGAGCTGCGCTTCAGTACGAAGTGCTGGCGGAGGACCGCAAGTCACTGGTGCCGGAGCTGCGCCGCCTCGTCGGTAAGATCGATGCCCGGCGCCCGCCGGCGCGTCTGTTCGCCGGGCACTGGGCGATCTGGCGCAAGGCATCCGGTCGCGCGCCGCTCGCTCCCCCGGTCGGCTACGTCGCGGTCGCGCGCCTTTCGCTGCAGGAGTTCCTGACAGGCAGGAGGTTGTCCGACATCACCGGCCTGGGCGAGCTGGCAGGTTCCGTGCGCAAGGCCGCACGGGCAATTGCCAACGTCCACGCGCTGACGCTGCCGGTGTTGAAGCACCGGAGCGTTGAGAAGGAAATGAGCAACGTTGCGCGCTGGGGAGGTGTCCTGTCGCAGGTACGTCCCGCACAGGCACTCCGGATCGAATCGCTGAGCAATCGTCTGCGACGAGAGGTCGTCGAGCGCATGCGAATCACCGGCACCATCCACGCGGATTTTCATCTGGCAAATGTCCTTGTCAACGCGCACGGCGTGATGCTTATCGACTGGGACCAGGCGGCTCACGGCGACCCGATGCTCGACGTCGGGCGTTTCCTCGCAGCGCTCCGTGTCACTTCGCTCCGCATGACCGGCACCCTCGACGGCCTCGCCGCCGTGGGCGACGGATTCCTCGAGGCATACCTCGAGCAGACCGGGGAAAGCGTTCAGCGGGCGCGCCTGCTCGAGGCGGTCTCGCTCATGACTGCCGCGGCATCCCCTTTCCGGATGCAGAGAGAGGGATGGGAGGAGCATGCCGACCTGCTCATCGATGAGGTAGAGCGCACCCTGGATCTCTCGCTTGCCGGTCCGCGCGTTGCCGGGACGCCGAAGGATTTCAGGCGGGAAATTCCCTTCAGCGACCGCCCGGAATGGGCGATGGATCGAGTCTACGCGCAAGCTCTGCTCGTGCTCCTCGTGCACGAGGTATACAGCCCGGACATCGAGCTCACCGAGACCACTCCGTCGATCAAGAGCGTGAGTCGAGAGTGCATTCACGTCAGATGGGTGCTCAAGGGTTACAAGGGTAAAGAGCGATGGACCAGCGCCCTGGAGGCGATTGGGTTCCCGCACACCAGGGGCAAGAACGTTCTCAGCCGACTCCAAGCGACGTACGCCGCCACGTCAGAGCGACCTTCGGCGCTGCAGCTTCCGCGTCCGCTTGGCCGCATGGACCCTCTTTCTCTCGTCGTCTTCGAGCCTCCACGTGGCGATCGGCTGGTCACGGTGCTGGGCTCCGACCGCGAGTCAGCGTCGCTGGACCAGCTGGGCCTCGCGCTGGCGGAGTTTCACTCGCTCGAGATTCCCGTCGTCACCAAGGAGCGCGCGAGCCGGCACACGTGGAGGGCGGTTGCCCGGCGCGTGAGGGCCCTCGAGAAAGCCGGCCATCCCGCGTCAGGCGTCTCCCGCGAGCTCCTCTCTTCGCTCGAGATTCTTCTCGATCAGATGGTAGACCGGCGCGCTCCAACCATTTTTCCGGTCAGCCTGGCCAATTTTCGGATCACCGATGCCGGAATTGCCACGTCCCTGGCTCACGACGTTGTGCTCGCCGATCCGCTTCTCGACGTGGGATCTCTACTTTCCGAGCTCAGCTGGAATGCGCTGCAACGTGGGACAGGGCAATCCGCGGCCGAAAGACTCCGAGCCGCGTATCTCGACGCCTCCGGAGAACCCGCGGGCGATCTCGCCGTCTGCGAGGCATTGATGCTGCTGCGGCTGGGCGCCGCGCGTGCACTGCGGGATCGCGACTCGGATCTGCCTGCTTCACTTATCGACATCGCTCGAGAGCGGCTCGACGCTGCCACGCCTAATGAGGCTCGTATCATGGCGGCTTCGCTCCCTGAAGAACATGGACTCGTACACGGCAAAGACCTATGA
- a CDS encoding ABC transporter ATP-binding protein, giving the protein MKTGEPVARRRRARPKVLQKIDALRRVIKRLSPYLRGRKRDLALALLSTVGFMLLRLLEPWPIKIVLDNVLLGKPLPESLSFVGDWTGGRTGLLNLVVVAIVVIAVLSGFFYYWQNVLSAYVGQKVVARLRADLFRHLQHLDFSFHDRRKTGDLLVRLTADIRLLRDALVKIPLGLSENSLLMVGMAIIMLLMDWRLALVSFASLPLLYLLMRRYRKPMRAAIRKQRRQEGDLATKMSESLGAIRVVHGFGLEEQEAERVGRFDNRSLREGLKAARIEARLRWASELAVGAITAVVVGVAARRIMSGALSPGDLVVFVSYLRTFARPLRRASRTTEQVTRTATAGERILEVLDLVPGVRDLPDANEAPAFVGEVSFEKVGLRHGRGPWVLRTVNLTVRPGERLGIVGPTGAGKSSLVSLVPRFYDATEGRVCIDGRDVRSFTLVSLRRQVSFVFQEPVLFATTIAENIAAGRPGADREAIVEAARSAGIHDVIAALPEGYDTIPGERGGTLSGGQRQCVAIARAMLRDAPIVVLDEPTAGLDQRAASIVTDALQKLMQGRTVLMISHDLDRLRDADRIVVLENGRLVQEGGYAEMSLRAGLFRELVEFGQVR; this is encoded by the coding sequence ATGAAAACGGGCGAGCCGGTGGCGCGACGGCGCCGGGCGCGGCCGAAGGTGTTGCAGAAGATCGACGCGCTGCGGCGGGTCATCAAACGACTCTCACCGTATCTGCGCGGTCGAAAAAGGGACCTCGCGCTGGCGTTGCTTTCGACCGTTGGCTTCATGCTGCTGCGACTTCTGGAGCCGTGGCCGATCAAAATCGTCCTCGACAACGTGCTCCTCGGCAAGCCGCTCCCCGAGTCACTTTCGTTTGTAGGGGACTGGACCGGCGGCAGGACGGGGCTGCTCAACCTCGTTGTCGTCGCCATCGTCGTTATCGCAGTCCTGTCGGGCTTCTTTTACTACTGGCAGAACGTGCTCTCCGCGTATGTCGGACAGAAAGTGGTCGCACGCCTGCGAGCCGATCTCTTTCGACATCTGCAGCATCTCGATTTCTCGTTCCACGACCGCAGAAAGACCGGCGACCTTCTCGTCCGTCTGACCGCGGATATCCGGCTGCTCCGTGACGCCCTCGTGAAGATTCCGCTCGGCCTCTCGGAGAACTCGCTCCTGATGGTCGGCATGGCGATCATCATGCTGCTGATGGACTGGCGGTTGGCGCTCGTCTCTTTTGCGTCGCTCCCGCTTCTGTACCTGTTGATGCGACGATACCGAAAACCGATGCGAGCCGCGATCCGGAAGCAGCGCCGGCAGGAGGGCGATCTCGCGACGAAGATGAGCGAATCTCTCGGGGCGATTCGCGTCGTGCACGGATTCGGGCTCGAGGAGCAGGAGGCGGAGCGGGTCGGAAGATTCGACAACAGAAGCCTACGGGAAGGTCTGAAGGCGGCGCGCATCGAGGCAAGGCTCCGGTGGGCGTCGGAGCTCGCCGTCGGTGCGATTACCGCAGTGGTCGTGGGAGTTGCCGCGCGCCGTATCATGTCGGGCGCGCTGTCGCCGGGCGATCTGGTGGTGTTCGTCAGTTATCTGCGCACCTTCGCGCGGCCATTGAGGCGCGCGTCGCGTACTACCGAGCAGGTGACGCGAACGGCGACTGCCGGAGAGCGGATACTGGAGGTCCTCGATCTCGTCCCGGGTGTACGCGATCTGCCGGATGCGAATGAAGCACCGGCGTTCGTTGGTGAAGTGAGCTTCGAGAAAGTCGGCCTTCGCCATGGCAGAGGACCGTGGGTGTTGCGCACGGTCAATCTCACCGTGCGCCCTGGCGAGCGCCTGGGCATCGTCGGTCCCACGGGGGCGGGCAAGTCATCGCTCGTGAGTCTCGTTCCCCGCTTCTACGATGCGACAGAAGGCCGCGTGTGCATCGACGGGCGCGACGTGCGCTCGTTCACTCTCGTCTCTCTGCGCCGGCAGGTGAGCTTCGTGTTTCAGGAGCCCGTGCTGTTCGCGACGACGATCGCGGAAAACATAGCGGCGGGGCGCCCGGGAGCTGACCGCGAGGCAATCGTGGAAGCTGCGCGGAGCGCCGGCATCCACGATGTCATTGCCGCGCTTCCCGAAGGCTACGACACGATTCCGGGCGAGCGGGGCGGCACACTTTCCGGCGGTCAGCGTCAATGTGTCGCCATCGCGCGCGCGATGCTGCGCGATGCGCCGATCGTTGTGCTGGACGAGCCAACGGCGGGGCTCGATCAGCGCGCGGCATCGATCGTCACGGACGCTTTGCAGAAGCTCATGCAGGGCCGCACCGTGCTCATGATCAGCCACGATCTGGATCGGCTCCGCGATGCCGACCGCATCGTCGTTCTCGAGAATGGACGTCTCGTTCAGGAAGGTGGATACGCGGAGATGTCGCTGCGGGCAGGGCTGTTCCGCGAGCTCGTCGAGTTCGGGCAGGTGCGTTGA
- a CDS encoding glycosyltransferase family 4 protein, producing the protein MKILYLCADRGITLAKHNGATAHFRSLVHAFQSAGHEVVVLTPSDVDSGRLGASVVRIPTPPVLDDLLRSAQAMAAPSREAQRTRKRVAHAVGQLLNNVLAEDELEREIERFNPDFVFELYSPFGVAGVFACNRLGVPHVLNVHAPLAWEGATFRSQALQEAAETLEEVVMHEAQRIITNSAQMRDRLVDAGVDEAKVEVVVNGVDLDLFSPVGEVKRAGDHSSVVIGFSGSLKAWHGIDVLTAAFRKAAAADPRLHLLVVGDGPLRGEVTCLAAELPGRVTHTGALPLEDVPPWIRGMDIAVAPYPPIDRFYFSPLKILDAMACGVCNVASDIGQIPELLRDGETGVLVRPGDADALAAAFLATAGDPAMRQRIGEAGLAEARENHAWTSRVADIVSIAMRDVPVGAA; encoded by the coding sequence ATGAAGATCCTCTATCTGTGTGCGGACCGCGGCATCACGCTCGCGAAGCACAATGGCGCGACCGCGCATTTCCGCAGCCTTGTGCACGCGTTTCAGTCCGCGGGACACGAGGTCGTCGTGCTTACGCCGTCCGATGTCGACTCGGGGAGACTTGGCGCTTCCGTTGTTCGCATTCCCACTCCGCCCGTGCTCGACGATTTGCTCAGGAGTGCGCAAGCGATGGCTGCCCCAAGCCGGGAAGCTCAGCGCACGCGAAAGCGGGTTGCTCATGCTGTCGGGCAGCTGCTGAACAATGTGCTCGCTGAAGACGAGCTCGAGCGCGAGATAGAACGATTCAATCCGGATTTCGTTTTCGAGCTCTATTCTCCGTTCGGCGTCGCCGGAGTATTCGCCTGTAACCGGCTCGGGGTGCCGCACGTACTCAACGTCCACGCGCCGCTGGCGTGGGAAGGGGCCACGTTTCGCTCGCAGGCCCTGCAGGAAGCGGCGGAGACGCTGGAAGAAGTGGTCATGCACGAAGCACAGCGCATCATCACCAACTCCGCCCAGATGCGCGACCGCCTGGTGGACGCAGGAGTGGACGAGGCGAAAGTCGAGGTGGTGGTCAACGGCGTCGACCTCGATCTCTTTTCGCCGGTGGGCGAAGTTAAGCGCGCGGGTGACCACAGCTCTGTCGTCATTGGATTTTCAGGAAGCCTCAAGGCGTGGCACGGCATCGATGTCCTGACGGCGGCGTTCAGGAAAGCCGCCGCCGCTGACCCGCGACTCCATCTCCTCGTAGTCGGCGATGGCCCGCTTCGTGGCGAAGTAACATGCCTTGCGGCCGAGCTTCCCGGACGCGTCACACACACGGGCGCTCTGCCGCTGGAGGACGTACCGCCATGGATTCGCGGGATGGACATTGCGGTCGCGCCGTACCCGCCCATCGACCGATTTTACTTTTCGCCGCTGAAGATTCTTGACGCCATGGCTTGCGGAGTTTGCAACGTCGCGTCCGACATCGGGCAGATCCCCGAGCTTCTCCGCGACGGCGAGACCGGGGTCCTGGTCCGACCCGGCGATGCCGATGCGCTAGCCGCCGCGTTCCTTGCGACTGCGGGCGATCCGGCAATGCGGCAGCGGATCGGCGAAGCGGGTCTTGCGGAAGCACGGGAAAACCACGCGTGGACCTCGCGCGTTGCGGACATCGTCTCGATTGCGATGAGAGACGTTCCGGTGGGTGCCGCATGA